A single region of the Bacillus spongiae genome encodes:
- a CDS encoding ATP-binding protein, with the protein MERQLTTTKDPTSVKEFFISSLAEADENIVLTILDENGIYKYVSPNIERLLGYPPTFFGDKHCNYLIHPEDWHDWMINETQNYQRYSFIQYRMITHSNVEIWVESLFIIVPSATIREYVILSREITKRKQMEDALIQNEKLAAIGKLAAGIAHDIRNPLTSLKGFLDLMISGIQDPIYLQIMKTEIERIELTTNELMLLAKPSKKEVMRFDIQQIIRDTLMLLDTEAFKQQVQFRSDFHETPVYINGDPYQIKQVMINFVKNAIEAMMKKGVIEISVTQLEEACQVKIKDEGCGLTKEELNQIGRPFYTSKEQGNGLGLMMCEYILRNHKGFMSFSSEKNKGTTVTIQLPLSHK; encoded by the coding sequence TTGGAACGCCAATTAACCACTACTAAAGACCCAACAAGTGTTAAAGAGTTTTTTATTTCGTCTTTAGCAGAAGCAGATGAAAATATAGTATTAACGATATTAGATGAAAACGGGATTTACAAATATGTTTCACCCAATATAGAAAGGCTCTTAGGCTATCCACCAACTTTCTTTGGAGATAAACATTGCAACTATTTGATTCATCCTGAAGACTGGCATGACTGGATGATCAATGAAACGCAAAATTATCAACGTTACTCGTTTATTCAATATCGAATGATTACGCATTCGAATGTTGAAATTTGGGTTGAGTCGTTATTTATTATCGTACCATCTGCTACCATACGCGAGTATGTCATCCTTTCACGAGAAATTACGAAACGAAAGCAAATGGAAGATGCATTAATTCAAAATGAAAAGCTCGCTGCTATTGGGAAACTGGCTGCTGGAATAGCTCACGATATTCGGAATCCACTTACATCGCTTAAAGGGTTTTTAGACTTAATGATTTCCGGGATACAAGATCCTATCTATTTACAAATCATGAAAACAGAAATTGAACGAATTGAACTGACCACAAATGAATTAATGCTACTTGCAAAGCCATCCAAAAAAGAAGTCATGCGCTTTGATATTCAACAAATCATTCGTGATACATTAATGCTTTTAGATACTGAGGCGTTCAAACAGCAAGTACAATTTCGAAGTGATTTTCATGAAACACCCGTGTACATAAATGGTGATCCTTATCAAATAAAGCAAGTGATGATCAATTTTGTCAAAAATGCAATCGAAGCGATGATGAAAAAAGGAGTCATTGAGATTTCAGTCACTCAATTAGAAGAAGCCTGTCAAGTGAAAATTAAGGATGAAGGATGCGGGTTAACGAAAGAAGAGTTAAATCAAATTGGACGCCCCTTCTATACTTCAAAAGAGCAAGGCAATGGTTTAGGGCTAATGATGTGTGAATATATCCTCCGTAACCATAAAGGATTTATGTCATTCTCGAGTGAAAAAAATAAGGGAACGACCGTAACGATTCAGCTCCCACTTTCACATAAATAA